The Streptomyces bacillaris sequence CCGCACCCGCTCCGGGGCGAAGGTGGACCGCCCCGTCCACCCCCGGCCCTCCGCGTCCCAGCCCTCCCCGCTGTTCGGGTAGACCACGGCCGGCTTGCCGGTGACCTCCGCCGCCACCCGCACCGCCTCCTCCGCCTCGGCCGGGTCGCAGCAGTTGACCCCGACGGCCACCGCCCGGTCCCGCCCGGCGACCACCGCGAACGCCTCCTCCAACGGCTGCCCGGCCCGGGTCCGGCCGCCCGCCACGCTGTACGAGAGCCAGTACGGCAGCCCGGTCTCCTCGGCCACCCGCACCACCGCCTCGGCCTCGTCGATGTCCGGCACCGTCTCCAGCGCCAGCACGTCCGGCCCCGCCTCCGCGAACGCCGCCATCCGGGGGCGGTGGAACCGCTCCAGCTCCCGAACCGCGAGCCCGTACCGCCCCCGGTACTCGCTGCCGTCCGCGAGCATCGCCCCGTACGGGCCGACCGAGGCGGCGACCCAGACCTCCCGCCCCGGATCGGCCCGGCGGGCGGCACCAGCCGCCCGCCGGGCCAGCTCCACGCTGCGGGCGAGCAGCGCCCGGGCCCGCTCCGGCCCGATCCCCCAGTGCGCGAAACCCTCGAACGTGGCCTGGTAGCCGGAGGTGATGAGCACCTGTGCCCCGGCCCGCAGATACGCCAGGTGGGCGGCCTCGATCTGTTCCGGCGCGTCGGCCAGCAGCCGGGCCGACCAGAGCGCGTCGGAGAGGTCGCACCCCTGGGCCTCCAGCTGGTTGGAGAGCCCGCCGTCCAGCAGGACGGGTCCCTCCGCCAGCGCTTCGGCCACCGTACGGCCGGAACTCATGTCATCTCCTCCTCGTCCCTTTCCCGGGGCCGGATGCGGTGCCGGTCCGGCCGGGAGCGGTCTCAGTTCAGCTGGGACTGGATCTGCGAGGAGATCAGCTCCAGGTGGTCCAGGTCGGCCAGGTCGAGGACCTGGAGGTAGATCCGGGACGAGCCGATCTCCGCGTACCGGCCGATCTTGTCGACCACCTCGGCGGGCGAGCCGGCCAGCCCGTTGGCCTTCAGCTCCGCCACCTCCCGGCCGATGGCCGCCGCCCGCCGGGCCACCTCGGCGTCGTCCTTGCCGGTGCAGACGACCAGGGCGTTGGAGTACACCAGGTCGTCCGGCTCGCGCCCGAACGCCTTGGCCGCCGCCCGGACGCGGCCGAACTGCTTCTCGCTGTCCTCCAGCGAGGCGAAGGGGATGTTGAACTCGTCCGCGTACTGCGCGGCGAGGCGCGGGGTGCGGGTCGCGCCGTGGCCGCCGACCAGGATGGGCACCTTGGGCTGGGCGGGCTTCGGGAGCGCGGGCGAGTCGGTGAGCTGGTAGTAGGTGCCGTCGTAACTGAAGGTCTTGCCGATCTCCGTCGCCCAGAGGCCGGTGATGATCGCCAGCTGCTCCTCCAGCCTGCCGAACTTCTCTTTCGGGAACGGGATGCCGTAGGCCTTGTGCTCCTCCTCGAACCAGCCCGCGCCCAGGCCCAGTTCGACCCGGCCGCCGGACATCCGGTCCACCTGCGCCACCTGGATGGCGAGCACGCCGGGAAGCCGGAAGGTGCCCGCCGTCATCAGGGTGCCGAGCCGGATCCGCTTGGTCTCACGGGCCAGGCCGGCCAGGGTGATCCAGGCGTCGGTCGGTCCGGGCAGGCCGTCGCCGGAGCCCATGCGGAGATAGTGGTCGGAGCGGTAGAAGGCGTCGAAGCCGAGGTCCTCGGTGGCCTTGGCGACGGTGAGCAGGGTGTCGTAGTCGGCCCCTTGCTGGGGCTCGGTGAAGATGCGAAGATCCATGCCCCCCATCCTGCCCCTTTCAGCGGCGGCGCTCCCTCAGGACCCCGCCGCCGACGGGGCCGGGCCGCGTATCCCGCCGTAGGGGCCGTCGCGCTCCCGCTCCCGCTCGCCCAGCCGTCTCAGCAGCCCGTGCACCCGGTCCAGCGACTCGTCGGCGGCGTCCATGGCCTCGATGCACTGCCAGTAGAGACCGTCCTCCCCCGTGTCGCAGGCCACCGAGACGAGCGCGATGCCCGCCTCTCCGAGGAGCAGCGCCAGGCCCGTCAGGGCCGCCCGCACATCGGTGATCCCGGAGAGCTGTGCCGCCCGGGTGCCCCGGCCGAGGACCGCCGGATGGTCCGGCGCCGGGCACCCGCCGCCGATCTCACCGAGGGCCCGCGCCTCCCCCCGTAACTCCATCGGGCCGAGCAGCGCCAGCCGGCTGCCGACCGTCCGCGCGAGGGCCTGTGCCTGCCAGGCCTCCGCCATGACCTCCAGCGCGCCCCGGCTCTCCGCCAGGGCCCGCCGCCCGCTCTCGATGAGTCGCTCCGCTTCCATGCCAGGTCTCCCCCGTCGTGCCTGCCGTCACACAACCCTGCTCTCCTCTTTCATTACCCACAGTGAGGTAGATGGCACCGGAAGGCCAGAGGAAATCGGAAATCTGTGGACACAAAATCGATTGTGGATAACTCGATCACTCCGAAGAGTGACGATCCCGGGTTTCCGGAGAGTCCGGGCCGGGGTCCGGAGCGGGGGCAGGGACGGGGAAGCGTTCCTCGTTCCGCTCGATCTTGGCCGCCAGCGCCCGCAGCGGGTCGATGCCCAACTCCGCGCAGAACTGGAGGAGATAGGCGAGCACATCGGCGACCTCGTCGGTCACGCGATGGGCCTGTCCGGGCTCGTCCATGATCCGCGCGGACTGTTCGGGCGTCAGCCACTGGAAGATCTCCAGCAGTTCGGAGGCTTCGACGCTCAGGGCCGCCGCCAGGTTCTTCGGGGTGTGGTACTGCCCCCAGTCCCGGGCCGCCGCGAACGCGACCAGCCGGCGCTGGAGTTCTGTCACATCGAGTTCCGTCACGGCCCCAGGTCTACCACCGCCGCCCCGGACGCCCACAGGGGCGTCCGGTGGCGGGGCCATGGCGTTCGGGGCCGGAGCCGGGGTGGCGCGGGCGCTACGCCTGGGTGAGGCCCGCGGGCGTGACCCCTTCGACCTCCATGCCCTCCGGGGCGAGGAGGAAGACGTTCCGGTCGACGCGGTGCATACCGCTGCCGAGCCCGAAGACCACACCGCTGCTGAAGTCGAGAATCCGCTTGGCCACGTCCGTCTCCGCCGCCGTCAGGTCGAGCAGCACCGGCACCTGGGCGACCAGGTACTCCGCGACCTCGCGGGCGTCCGCGAAGACCTGCACCCGCAGCACCACTAGGCGGCGCTGCTCGGCCGCGCGTTCGTCCGGGACCGTGCGGTGGTCGATCCGGGACGGCCACTCGTCGCGGCCGCGCAGGGGTACGACCTGGGCCAGCCCCTCCCACTGTTCGTCGGTGGCGTCATATCTGTCGTACCTGTCGTACCTGCTCACAGGGCCACCCCGTCGTCGAGCCGGGCGGGTCCGCGCCGGCTGCACTCACTGTTCATCGGCCAATCCTCTCCTCCCTCACCCGTTCGGCGTACCAGCGACACGGCGAAGGGCCGGATCGAGTCGCTCCCGCACCGGGCCGGGACCGCGCTCACACCGTGACGACCTGAACCCCCGCCTCACCGAGCCGGTCCTTGGCGGCCGCCGGGATACGGGAGTCGGTGACCAGCACATCGATCCGCCCGAGGTCGCAGACCCGGGCGAAGGCCCGCTTGCCGATCTTCGAGGAGTCGGCCGCCACCACCACCCGCTGGGCCCGCTCCGCGAGGAGCCGGTTGACGCTCGCCTCGCCCTCGTGGTGGACGTAGGCGCCGCGTTCGAGGTCGATGGCGTTGACCCCGAGGACGGCGACGTCGAGCGTGATCTCGTTCATCACCCCGACGGCGAGCGGGCCGGTCAGTTCGTACGACTGCGGTCTGGCCACCCCGCCCGTGACGACCATCTTGATCTGCGGCCGGATCGCCAGCTCGCTCGCGATGTTGAGCGCGTTGGTCACGACGGTGAGCGTCGGCGGCCCGCCCGCGACCGCCGTCTCACCGACGACATCGGGGCGGACCGCCAGCGCCCGGGCCACCTCGGTCACCGTCGTACCGCCGGTCAGACCGACCACCTCACCGACGGCGACGAGTTCGGAGACCGCGCGGCCGATCGCCTGCTTCTCGGGGGCGTGGCGGCCGGTCTTGTAGCGGAGCGCCAGTTCGTACGAGACCCCGTGCGCGACCGCCCCGCCCCGGGTGCGGGTGAGCAGGTGCTGTTCGGCGAGCTGGTCCAGGTCGCGGCGGATGGTCGCGGCCGACACGGCGAGCGCGGCCGCCGCCTCCTCGACCTCCACCCTGCCGTGCTTGCCGACCAGTTCCAGCAGCGCGTCCCACCGGGCGTCCCTGGCCACGTACCTCTCCTCATCCGTCCGGCGCCGGGCTCCGCGCTTCCCGGGAGCGCGGTCGCCGGCGGCGTGCCGGACCGCCGCCAGCCTCGCACAGCCGCCCCGGGAAACGGCTCCGCGCCCCCGCCACCGGCCCCGGTCGGCGGGGCGGGGTCACGGCTGAGGGAGGATGGCGGCAGGGGCGCGGCCGATCCCCTCCGCGCGCCCCGCACCCCCCGAGCGCCCCACGCCCCCCGAGCGCCCTACGCCCCCCATGCCGGAGAGCCCATGCACCTCGCACTGTCAGCCGTCGCCGCCGCCGAGGGGCCCCAGGGAGGCATCGCGGGGTGGGCCACCGGGCTGGTCGAGACGTTCGGCGGGCCGGGGGCGGGGTTCGCCATCGCCCTGGAGAACCTGTTCCCCCGCTGCCGAGCGAGATCATCCTGCCGCTGACCGGGTTCGCCGTGGCGCAGGGGGTGCTCAGTCTGGCCTCCGCCCTGTTCTGGACGACGCTCGGCTCGGTCGTGGGGGCGGTCGCGCTGTACGGGCTCGGGGCCGTGTTCGGCCGGGAGCGGATGCACGCCCTGTGGGCCAAGCTGCCGCTGGTCAAGGCCTCCGACCTGGTGCGTACGGAGGAGTGGTTCGCACGGCACGGCACCAAGGCGGTCCTGCTGAGCCGCATGATGCCGGTCTTCCGGAGCCTGATCTCCGTGCCCGCGGGTGTGGAGCGCATGCCGCTGCCGGTGTTCGTGGCACTGACGACGGCGGGCAGCCTGGTGTGGAACACCGTGCTGGTGCTGGCGGGTTACTGGCTCGGGGACAGCTGGGACGTGGTCGGGACGTACGTCGGCATCATGTCCAAGGTCGTGCTCGGGGCGGCGGTGCTGTCGGTGACCTGGTACGTGGTGACGCGCCTCCGGGGCCGTAACGGCTCCCGACGCGGCGAGGAGTGACGGCCCGGGCCCCGGCACGCCGCCGCCCGGCCCTGCGCGGCCCGTCGCGTACGGCTCCGCACACACCACCGTCGCGCACGGCCCCGCGCACCCCGTCGCGCACGGCATCACGCGCCCCGGTCGCCCCGGCGCACCATCCCCGGCCCCAGGGCGGCGGCCGGGGCGCGGCGGTGCGGTCAGGACTCCTCGAAGTAGGCGTCCAGGACGGCGTCCAGCTCGGCCGGCCACTCCTTGAGCTGGGCCCGGCTCGCCGCCTCGACCTCGGCGTTGAACCAGCGCCGGGTCGACAGGTGCACGGTCACGGTGAACCGGCGGCCGAAGCGGGCCGGGTGCATCTCCACCGCGCCGATCTCGGCCCAGTCGAACTCGGCCTCCTGGTCGTCCAGCGTGAACCGGACGCCTTCCCGGGCCACCCGGATCGAACCGCGGCGGTCACTGATCTCGAAGACCGGACCGTCCTCGGCGCCCTCCGCTTCCGCTGCGCCCTCCGCTTCCGCTTCCGGGCCCTGTACCGATTCCGCCTCCGCGTCCGCTTCGCCGTCGGCGTCGGTGGCTGCCCCCGGCGCCTCCTCCACCTCCGGCTCCGGCTCCGTCTTCGGGTCGGCCTCCGCTTCCGGTTCGGTCTTCCGGGGCGCGGCGGGCGCCGCCAGGCCGGGGAGGGGGATGAACGCCGGGTCGGTGCCTGCGGCGAACTCGGGCTTCTTGTTCGAATCTATGCTCTGCTCCACGGCGGGCAGTATGGTCGACGAACCTGTACGTGACCAGTCGTCACCGTCTCCGGCGCCCCGATCCGGGCGCCTCCTCCGCGCTCCGCGGCCGAACTCCCTTGATACGGAACGAAGAAGCCGGGGAGGAGCTCTGTCCGCCCACATCAATATAAAGTTAGCCTTGCCTAATCACGACATCCTGTCTCTGATAGCGGCAGAGCTGTGCCGAGGTATGCCAGGAGGAGGCGCGAGCGGACGGATCACGACGACGGCCCGCAGGGGGAGCCGGAACAGAGCGCGGAGAAGAACGGGGCGACGGCGGACCGGGCGAAAGCCGAAGCGCGCGCCGCGCGGGCCGCGCTCTCCTCGATGCTCGCGCCGGTCCGGGCCCGCACCCGCCTCGCCATGGGCCTCCAGATCGTGGCACGCACCGGCCGACCAGGAGGTGCCGTTCCCGGCGGCCGAGGCGACCGCGGCGCTCCTCCCCGCCGCCCGGCTGACGGAGAAGCGGGAGCCGGACCACATCCCGAGCGAGGAGACCCTGCGGGAGCTGTTCGCGGAGTTGGGGGACGACAGGCCCTAGGCGGGTCCGGCCTCCGTGGCGGTGCGGAAGAGTTCGGCCTCGTACGCCGGGAGCGCGGCCAGGAGCGCGTCGCGGCGGGCGTCCGGGGTGCCGGGGGCGGGCGCCGGGAGGCCGTGCGACAGGGCCCAGAGGGGGCGGAGCGCGGCGCCGCGGCGGCACTTGGCCTCGAAGGACTCCATGCCCAGCTCAAGGCGGTCGAGCCCGGACTCGTGGCAGTAGCGCAGCGGTTCGTAGACGGCGAGCTGCGCGTACTCGGCGGCGCCGGGCAGCCGGTCGTAGTCGAAGCCGACCACGCGCACGGCGAGCGAGCGGCCGTGGCGGTAGGCGAGGCAGAAGCCGATGGTCCGGTCGTCGTCCGGGGTACGGCAGAGGAAGACCACCGAGGAGTCCTGGAGGTGCTCGGCCTGGCGGCGCAGCAGGGAGGTCATCTGCTCGGCGCTGTGGTCGTGGCCGTACCGCTGCTGGACGTTGGCGAGCAGCGGGCCGAGGGTGTCGACGTGCTCCGCCAGGGTGGCCCGGACGATACGGAGCCCGCTCTCGGTGAACGCGCGCAGTTCGCGGCGGGCGTTGGTGCGGCGCTGTTTGGCGGGCAGGGCGGCGATGTGGGCGTCGAGCCCGCCCTCGGGCACCGCGATCGAGCAGTCGGCCCCGATCAGCCGGGCCGCCACCGCGCCGTGTCCGGCGGCGGAGAGGGCGGTACGGACGGTCCCGGCGTCCTCGCCGGTCAGATACGGCCACCACCAGCGGCCCTGTGCGGCGGGGCGCCAGGCGGCCGCCGCGTCGATCAGCGCCCCGAGCGCGGCGCCCCGCCGCGCGGGGGTGAGCCCCGGGGCGGCCAGGGGGCCGCTGAGGTAGCCGCGTCTGCCTCCGAGGGTCAGCACGTCCGCGCGGTCGAGGTCGGGGAAGACCCGCTCGGGGACGTACCGTTCGTTGTTCTCGCGCGGCGACCAGTGGGCGACGAGCCCGGCGACCGGGCGGGCCGTTCCGTCGTCCCCGCCGCTGCCCGCGCTCGCGGTGCTTTCGGTGCTTTCGGCGACCAGGTAGCGGGCCTCGGCGACGTGGTCGGTGTCGCTGAACTCCAGCCAGGGCGCGCCGCAGTAGAACGGCGTGGGGGCGGCCAGGAGGTCCCACTCCCGGTGCGCGCGGGGCGAGTCGGCGGCGCGGACCGTGACGGGGGCGTGGGTGGCGGTGTGCGGGTGGGGGGCCATGGCACTCATCCCGGGGTCGGTGCGGCGGACGCCGCTTCTGCGGGCGCGGGGGCGGAGGGGCGGCGTTCCAGGAGCGGTACGACGGGCCCGGCCAGCAGCGCGGCGGCCACGAAGACCACGGCCAGCGCCAGCCATCCGGCACTGCCGACGCCGAGGACCAGGGCCACCACCAGCGGGCCCGCCATGTCCTGCGCCGATGTGCCCAGGCCGAAGAGCGACAGATAGGTGGTGCGGCGGTTCTCGGGGGCATAGGCGTACGAGAGTTCCCAGCCGCCTGCGGCCTGCCAGAGTTCACCGGCGGTGAGCGCGACGCAGGAGAGGATCACGGCGCCGATCGCCACGGCGGGTGCGGCTCCGGCGGGCACGGCGAGCAGCGCGGCGCAGACGGCGAGCGCGAGCCCGGCCCGGCGCAGGGCGCGCGCACCGCTCCGGGGTTCGGTGACGCCCCGGGCGAAGGGCACCTGGAGGGCGATCGCCAGCACGGTGTTGACCAGCACCAGGAACGGCACGAGGGCGTCGGGCACGTCCGAGTGGTGGGTCACCCAGAGCGGCAGCCCCACCGCCAGCAGCGTCATGTGGAGGGCGAGCACCGCGTTGAGCGCGGTGAGACAGACGTAACGCCAGTCCCGTACGGCGCCGAAGGCGGCGAGCGGGCTGCGGACGGTGACGGGACGCGGCGCGGCGGCGAGCCGGAGCCGGGCCACCGGCACGGCCGCGGCGACGAAGGCGACGGCGTTGCCCAGGAGCACGCCCCGGTTGAGCCAGACGCCGTCCGCGAGCAGCAGCGGGGCGGCGGCCAACGCGCCCAGGGAGAAGCCGACGTTCCGTACGGTACGGATCACGGCCATCATGCGCGTCCGGTCGCCCTCGTCCGCGAGGGTGCCGACCAGGGCCTGGGTGACGGGTGCGGTGATGCTCTGGGCGGCCGCCTGACAGGCCGCCACGACGGTGAAGGCGACCGGCCCCTGGACGAAGGCGAGACCGACGAAGCACAGGGCACGCCAGAGCAGCGCCCCGACCAACGTGGCGCGGGCCCCGAAGCGGTCCGCGACCGCTCCCAGGGGCAGCAGCGCGGCGAGGCCGAAGGCGGCGGCGAGGGCGAGGCCGGTACCGAGCTGGGTGGGGGTCAGTCCGGCCTGGCGGGTGAAGAAGACGGCGGCGCCCGCGAGGAAGAGGCCGGTGCCGAAGGCGCTCAGCAGGGTGGAGAGCGCGAAGACCCGCCCGGCCCGGGTGGCGGGGACGTAGGCGTCGAGCACCTTGCGCACGGCGGGGCTCACCGGGGTTCACCGGCCGGTGCGGCCAGGCCGAAACGCACGGCCGCCGCGGCGCGTTCCGCCGTGCGGGCCGCCTCCTGGGGGGTCGTGCCGGTGGCGAGGACATGGCCCGCCCGCTGCCAGGAGTTGGTGACCGGCCCGATCCCGGTGCCCTCGCGGAGCGCGACCGCCACCCGCTGCACGCCGTCCAGCGCTTCGGCGTCGGTGACCCCGGAGACCGAACGGACCACGGCACCGGGGGCGGCGGGCGTGGGCAGGAAGCGGATCGCCGCGCCCTGTGCGGCGGGGCGGGGCGGGCGGGGGCCGTCGCCGGAGAGCAGGGCGAGCAGCCCGGCCAGCAGGCCTTCGCCGCCGTACGCCAGGTCGACGAGGTCGGGTATGTGGTCGCCGGGCAGGCGGCCCGCGCACTCGATCAGGTGCGGGCGGCCGTCGGAGAGCACCCACTCGGCGTGGAGGACGCCGGTCGAGAAGCCGACGGCGGCCACGAGTTCGGCCGTGGCGTGGGCCAGGGCCTCCCGTGCGGCGCCTCCGGGGCCGTCCTCGGGGGCGGGGACGGTATGGCCCAGCTCGACGGGGTAGGGCCCGGGCAGCACCTGCTTGGCGGTCACGTTGAGGAAGCCGACCACGCCTTCGTGGACCAGTGCCTCGACGCTCACCTCCGGGCCGTCGAGCCGCTCCTCGACCAGGTAGCGGGCGGTGTCGGCGTAGTGGACGCGGAGGCGGGGCTCGTCGGCGGCGACGGTGTGCCGCCAGGCCTCGGCGGTGTCGTCCCCGGGGTCCATGAGCACGACGCCGAGGCTGGCCTGCCGGTTGGCCGGCTTGAGCACGCAGCGGCCACCGTGCCGGGCGCGCAGGGCATCGACATCGGCCGGTCCGGTGGCCTCGGTGAACGCGGGCTGGGGGACGTCCCGCCGGGCGGCGGCGCGGCGCAGGGCCAGTTTGTCCCGCAGCAGCCGGGCCGCTTCGGTGCCCGCGCCGGGCAGGCCCCAGGCGGCGGCGAGGGCCGCCGCGGCGACCACCCCGTACTCGACGGCGGGCATCACCGCGCGCACGCCGGGCGGGCGCGGGACGAGGGAGGCCAGTTCACCGGCGCGGGCCTCGTCCTGGGTGGGCGCGGCCAGCACCCCGGCGACACAGCGGTGGCCGGCCGCGGCGGTGCGGACGTCCCGGGCCCGGATGACGTGCGGCTCCTCCACGACGAGGACGCTGCCGGGCGGCAGGAGGCGGTCGACCTCGGCCATGAGCTGGGCGCTGTAGCCGACCAGGACGTGGGTGACGCCATCGGGGACGGGGCGGACGGTGGGCGTGGGCGTGGCGCTCATGAGGCGACCGCCTCGGCGACGGGGCGGGCGGGGGCCACGGATGCGGCGTGGTCCGGTGTCGGGGGCCGCGGGTCGGTGGCGTCCGGAGCGGTCCTGTCGGGGACGGTGCTGTCCGGGGCCGCGCTCGCCGGGGGACCTTCAGGTCGCGTGCTCTCCGGACCCGTACCGTCCGGGCCCGTGCCGTCCGGCCGTGTACGGATGCGGTACGCGGCTCGTACCGTTGCGAGCCGTTCGCGGACCTCCTCCTCGGTGTCCGCGCCCACGTGGACGAACCCGGCCGCCGACGCCGAGTAGATGTGCCCCGCGATCCGGTCACCGACCCGCTGGTGGAGCACGACGTCCAGGACGCCGGGCAGCGCGGCCAGTTCGGCCTCCGTGCTCAGCTCGGTGATGGTGCCCGGGCGCAGGGCGAGCCCGCAGTGCCCCACGTAGCGGGCGTCGGTACGGGCCGGTGCCGGGGTGCCGTCGGGGAAGGGCGGCAGGCCCAGGGACGTACGGACGCAGGCGTCCACCAGGTCGACGCCGCTGCGCAGATGGATCGCGGCCGGGATGGCACCGCCGCCGGGACGGCAGGCCACCTCGGAGACGCGCAGCCCGTCGGGCGTGCCGAACACCTCCAGGTGGGTCACGCCGGAGCGCAGGCCGAGCGCCGCGACGGCGGCGGCGTGCAGCTCCGCGACGGCCCGGTGTTCGGGGTGGTCGGACGGGAGCTGGTACGAACCGTAGGGGTCGCCCTGCCCGATCCGGCCGAGGACGGGTTCCAGGTAGCGCGAGGTCACGACGGACCGCACCGCGCCGTCGTGGACCACCCCGTCGCAGTGGTACTCGACGAGGATGTCGGCGCGGCGCTCGACGACGGCCGTGGGGTTGCGGGGGCGGGGGCTGCCGCCTCCGGCGAGCCAGGCGTCCAGTTCGGCCGCGTCGGCGACGACGGCGACGTCCTTGCTGCCTCCCCCGTAGGCGGGTTTGACCACCACGGGCCAGCCGAACTCCACCGCCCGCGCCCGGACCTGGGCGTCGCTGTGCGCTCCGGCGAAGGGCATCAGGGGCAGCCCGGCGGCGGCCAGCCGCTGTTTCATGGCGTGCTTGTTGGTGAAGAGGGTCGCCGTGGTGAAGTCCGGTCCGGGCAGCCCGAGGACGGTGCGCACGTATCCGGCGGCGGGGAGGCCCACCTCGTACGGGGCGAGCACGCCGTCCAGCGGGTGGCGGCCCGCGATCCGCCAGGCGGCGGCGAGGACCTCGTCCACGTCGTGGACGGAGCCGACGGTCTCCACGGCCACGCCGTCGGGGTAGCGGGCGGTGTGGCCGTGTTCGGTGATGATGCTGAGCCGGTCCAGGAGCGGGTGGTCGAGCAGCCGGGCCGCGGGGACCCGCGCCCCGGAGCAGATGAGGACGGCGTGTGCCACGGTCAGTTCTCCTTGAGTCCGGCGCGCAGGTGGTCGAGGAACGAGGCGGCGAGGGTCTCCAGCCGCTCCGGGGAGAGCAGCCCCTGACGGGTGTGCAGGTCGAGCGCGACCATCTCGCCCGCGCGCCGCAGGTAGCCCATGAGGTCGAACTTCACCTCGCAGCCGAGATCCCGGTGGGCGGGGGCGCACAGCGCCGCGGCCTGGTCCGCGGGGGCCTCGACCAGCGAGATGAAGACCGTGGTCAGCGGGAAGCGGTCGTCGTCCGGCTCGGCGCCGATGTCGGCCATGACCTCGTCGTACTGGTAGTCCTGGTGCTCCATCGCGAGGACCGTACGGTCCTGGAGGGCCCGCACCAGGGCGGCGAAGGTCGCCGCCTCGCCGCGCCGGGCACGGATGCCGACCAGGGAGATGAAGTTGCCCACCAGGTTGCTGAACTCGGGGCGGGTGCGGCCGGCGGCCGGGGTGCCGATCAGCAGGTCCTCGCGCCGGTAGAGGTCGTGGGCCATGAGGGTGTAGGCGGCGAAGTAGACGGAGAACGGCGTGGTGCCGCGGTCGCGGCAGAACGCGGCCACCTCGGCGCGCAGGTCGTCGGGGACCGGGAACTGGTGGGCGATGCCGCGCGCCGCGTCCGCCACCCCGTCGCGCGCGGGCAGCAGCGGGCGCTCGTACGGCTCGGTGAACACCTGCTGCCAGTAGCGGCGGTGGGGTGCGAGGGCCTCGGGGTCGGTGGCGAGCCGCTCGCGCCAGGCGATGTAGTCGCGGTAGCCGATGGGGAGTTCGGGCAGCTCCCGCTCGGCGCCGGTGAGCAGCAGCGTCAGCTCCTGGTGCAGGAGCCGTTGGCTGTAGCCGTCGGAGACCATGTGGTGCACGTTCCACAGGAGGGTGGCGCGGTCGCCGTGGTGGAGCAGCAGGGTGGTGCGGAAGAGCGGCGCGTGGTCGATCACGATGGGGGTGTTGGCTCCCTCGATGCGCAACTCCTCC is a genomic window containing:
- a CDS encoding ATP-grasp domain-containing protein; this encodes MAHAVLICSGARVPAARLLDHPLLDRLSIITEHGHTARYPDGVAVETVGSVHDVDEVLAAAWRIAGRHPLDGVLAPYEVGLPAAGYVRTVLGLPGPDFTTATLFTNKHAMKQRLAAAGLPLMPFAGAHSDAQVRARAVEFGWPVVVKPAYGGGSKDVAVVADAAELDAWLAGGGSPRPRNPTAVVERRADILVEYHCDGVVHDGAVRSVVTSRYLEPVLGRIGQGDPYGSYQLPSDHPEHRAVAELHAAAVAALGLRSGVTHLEVFGTPDGLRVSEVACRPGGGAIPAAIHLRSGVDLVDACVRTSLGLPPFPDGTPAPARTDARYVGHCGLALRPGTITELSTEAELAALPGVLDVVLHQRVGDRIAGHIYSASAAGFVHVGADTEEEVRERLATVRAAYRIRTRPDGTGPDGTGPESTRPEGPPASAAPDSTVPDRTAPDATDPRPPTPDHAASVAPARPVAEAVAS